The window CAAGCGGCTTTAAAAGGGTCTCCTGCAATTGCTATAAATAACGTCGTAGGGTCTAATATTGCTAATATTGGATTGGTATTGGGGATTACTGCTATTGTTGGAGCTATTGGTATAGATAAATCGTTTTATAGACTAACATGGCCTGTTATGATGTTGTTTTCTATAGCGTTATATTATTTTTTATGGAATGATAACCAATTAACAGCAATTGAAGGTTTGATCTTATTTGTTAGTTTAATTGTATTTATAGTATACTTAATAAGAAGTCAAAAATCTACTGAAGATTTAGAGGAGGTGGACGATGCGTTAGCTGTTGTTTCTAATTTTAAAATCGGAATTTGGTTATTAATTGGTGCTGCTGCATTGTATTTTGGTAGTGAATGGTTGGTTAAAGGAGCAACGTCAATCGCGACTAGTTTAGGGGTTAGTGAGGCTGTTATTGGTGTAACGATGATTGCTATTGGTACAAGTGTGCCGGAATTGGCTGCCTCTGTTATTGCTGCAGCTAAAAAAGAAAAAGCTATTTCTTTAGGGAATTTAATAGGGTCTAATATTTTTAATATAGGGTCTGTTTTAGGGCTGACCTCAATGATTAAGACTATTCCTGTAACAGAGTCTCTGATATTATCGAGAGATATTTTTTGGATGCTAATTTTTGCAGCACTAGTGTTAGTGTTAGGGTTGTTACCAAAGCGTAATGAAATAAATAAGTATAAAGGCTTTGCTTTAGTGGCGTTGTACGGTACGTTTATCTTTTTAGTTTTTAAAGGATAATAAAAACTAATCGAACATAAAAAAAACGCTTTCTATAAATTAGAAAGCGTTTTTTATTGGATTTAACTAGTAATCAGCTATTAGCTAATATTAGCAGATTTTACTGTCTTAATAATACGACCTGCTATTTTATATGGATCACCATTAGATGCTGGACGACGGTCTTCTAACCAGCCTTTCCATCCTTTCTCTACTGTGATAATTGGAATACGAATTGATGCTCCTCTATCAGAAATACCATAACTAAAGTCGTGGATAGATGCTGTTTCGTGATCACCAGTTAAACGTTGGTCGTTAAACTCTCCGTAAACCGCAATGTGTTCTTTTACTACTGGTCTAAATGCTTCACAAATTTTCTCGTATGTTTCTTGAGATCCACATGTTCTTAAAACAGTGTTAGAGAAATTAGCGTGCATTCCAGAACCATTCCAATCCATATCTTTTCCTAATGGTTTTGGGTGGTACTCTATATAATAACCATATTGTTCTGTTAATCTATCTAAAAGGTATCTTGATACCCAAATTTCGTCTCCTGCTTTTTTAGCACCTTGTGCAAATAATTGGTATTCCCATTGTCCAGAAGCAACCTCTTGGTTGATTCCTTCAAAATTTAAACCAGCGTCAATACATAAATCAGCATGCTCTTCGACTAATGCTCTACCATGAGTATGTAAACCACCAACTGAGCAGTAGTACATCCCTTGTGGTGCAGGGTATCCGCCAATTGGGAATCCTAAAGGTTTTTGTGTTTTAGTATCCATTATAAAATACTCTTGTTCAAAACCAAACCAGAAATCGTTATCTTCATCTTCAATAGTAGCTCTACCGTTAGATACGTGTGGTGTACCATCAGCATTTAAAACCTCAGTCATTACTAAATAGCCATCTCTTCTTGCAGGATCTGGATAAATAGCAACAGGTTTTAATAAACAGTCAGAAGCACCTCCTGAAGCTTGTTTTGTAGAAGAACCGTCAAAAGACCAAACCGGGCAGTCTTCTAATTTTCCACTAAAATCATTTTCAACTTTAGTTTTACTTCTCATGTTTTGTGTTGGGAAATACCCATCCAGCCAGATATATTCTAATTTAGATTTACTCATGATAAAAAATTCGTTTTTAGTTATATGTTATAGCAAATATAAAGTAAAAATGATTTTACCCATAAAAAAAGAAGGGTATAAATCAAATATTTATTAATAGCCTGTTAATAACCCTGTTTTTTTTAGGGTATGATATTTTGTTACTGTCTATTTTTGTAAATTCGCAAAATAATTTAATTAAATAGAAGATATGTCAACATTAAGATTTCATGCTATAAAAGAATCCTTAAAACGTAAACCGATTGTTATAGAAGAAAAACAACGTCGTTCTGAAATTTTTGGAAGTCATGTTTTTAATGAATCGACCATGCGTCAGTATTTAACCAAGGAAGGTTTTGAAAGCGTTAGAGATGCCATACAATTAGGTAAAAAGATTGACAGAATTGTAGCGGATCATATTTCTACAGGAATGAAAGAATGGGCTATCTCACAAGGCGCAACACATTATACGCATTGGTTTCAGCCATTAACAGGGGCGACAGCAGAAAAACACGATGCTTTTTTTGAAACTATTGGTGGAGGCTTAGCTATAGAACGATTTGGAGGTGGGCAATTGGTGCAACAAGAACCTGATGCTTCTAGTTTTCCTAATGGCGGCATAAGAAATACATTTGAAGCACGCGGTTATACTGCTTGGGATCCCACATCTCCAGCCTTTATTTACGGAACAACATTGTGTATTCCAACCGTTTTTGTGTCTTATACAGGAGAGGCTTTAGATTATAAAACACCATTGTTAAGAGCGTTGCAAGCAGTAGATAGCGCAGCTGTAGCAGTTTGTAAATATTTTGATAAGAACGTTAAAAAAGTAAACGCATCATTAGGTTGGGAGCAGGAGTATTTTTTAATAGATCGAGATTTAGCGATGTCTAGACCTGATATCGTACAGACAGGTCGCACGTTGTTAGGGCATTCGCCAGCAAAAGGACAGCAGTTGGATGATCACTATTTTGGGACTATACCAAATCGAGCGATGGCGTTTATGCGAGATTTGGAAACCGAATGTATGCTGCTAGGTATACCGGTAAAAACTAGGCATAACGAAGTGGCGCCAAACCAGTTTGAATTAGCGCCGATTTATGACGAAGCTAATTTAGCAGTAGATCATAACTCCTTATTAATGGATGTGATGGATAAGATTTCAGACAGACATAATTTTAAAGTGTTATTTCATGAAAAACCTTTTGCAGGAGTCAATGGTTCTGGAAAACATAATAACTGGAGTTTAAGTACGGATACAGGGGTTAATTTATTAGGTCCAGGGAAAACACCAATGAGTAATTTACAATTTTTGACCTTTTTTATAAATACCATAAAAGCAGTTAATGATAATGAGGAGTTGTTGCGTGCGGCAATAGCATCGGCTAGTAATGATCATCGTTTAGGAGCAAATGAGGCGCCTCCAGCAATTATTTCGGTATTTATAGGGCAACAATTAACTAAGACTTTAAATGAATTGGAGAATGTTACGGATGGTAAGTTGTCTCCAGAAGAGAAAACAGATTTAAAACTTAATGTTGTTGGTAAAATTCCAGATGTACTATTGGATAATACAGATCGTAATAGAACGTCCCCTTTTGCTTTTACAGGAAATAAATTTGAGTTTAGAGCGGTGGGCTCAACTGCTAACTGTGCTAATCCAATGACGGTGCTAAATAGTATTGTTGCTAAACAATTAATTGATTTTAAAGTTGAGGTGGATACTTTGATAGATAAAAAGGATATGAAAAAAGATGATGCTATCTTTAATGTTCTTAGAGAGTATATTAAAAAATCTAAAAATATTCTATTTGAAGGTAATGGTTATGGAGAGGCTTGGGAGAAAGAAGCTAAGAAAAGAGGTTTGAGTAATAATAAGACAACACCTGAAGCATTAAAAGCAAAAATCTCTAAAAAGACATTGGATCTTTTTGAAGGTTTAGGGGTTATGAATAAAATTGAATCTGAAGCACGATATGAGATTGAAATGGAGGATTATGTATTGCGTATACAAATAGAAAGTCGTG is drawn from Psychroserpens sp. NJDZ02 and contains these coding sequences:
- a CDS encoding glutamine synthetase III, translating into MSTLRFHAIKESLKRKPIVIEEKQRRSEIFGSHVFNESTMRQYLTKEGFESVRDAIQLGKKIDRIVADHISTGMKEWAISQGATHYTHWFQPLTGATAEKHDAFFETIGGGLAIERFGGGQLVQQEPDASSFPNGGIRNTFEARGYTAWDPTSPAFIYGTTLCIPTVFVSYTGEALDYKTPLLRALQAVDSAAVAVCKYFDKNVKKVNASLGWEQEYFLIDRDLAMSRPDIVQTGRTLLGHSPAKGQQLDDHYFGTIPNRAMAFMRDLETECMLLGIPVKTRHNEVAPNQFELAPIYDEANLAVDHNSLLMDVMDKISDRHNFKVLFHEKPFAGVNGSGKHNNWSLSTDTGVNLLGPGKTPMSNLQFLTFFINTIKAVNDNEELLRAAIASASNDHRLGANEAPPAIISVFIGQQLTKTLNELENVTDGKLSPEEKTDLKLNVVGKIPDVLLDNTDRNRTSPFAFTGNKFEFRAVGSTANCANPMTVLNSIVAKQLIDFKVEVDTLIDKKDMKKDDAIFNVLREYIKKSKNILFEGNGYGEAWEKEAKKRGLSNNKTTPEALKAKISKKTLDLFEGLGVMNKIESEARYEIEMEDYVLRIQIESRVLGDIARNHIIPTAVKYQNVLIKNVKGLKEIFGSDFKKYAKEQLNLIEDISAHIESINVNVTKMTEARKKSNKTEDIEKKALAYCNKVKPMFGDIRYHCDKLELLVDDELWPLTKYRELLFTK
- a CDS encoding calcium/sodium antiporter; amino-acid sequence: MSVAYLILGFILLVVGGEFLVRSSVALSFKLNISKIVIGMTVVSFATSAPELLVSLQAALKGSPAIAINNVVGSNIANIGLVLGITAIVGAIGIDKSFYRLTWPVMMLFSIALYYFLWNDNQLTAIEGLILFVSLIVFIVYLIRSQKSTEDLEEVDDALAVVSNFKIGIWLLIGAAALYFGSEWLVKGATSIATSLGVSEAVIGVTMIAIGTSVPELAASVIAAAKKEKAISLGNLIGSNIFNIGSVLGLTSMIKTIPVTESLILSRDIFWMLIFAALVLVLGLLPKRNEINKYKGFALVALYGTFIFLVFKG
- a CDS encoding glutamine synthetase beta-grasp domain-containing protein; translation: MSKSKLEYIWLDGYFPTQNMRSKTKVENDFSGKLEDCPVWSFDGSSTKQASGGASDCLLKPVAIYPDPARRDGYLVMTEVLNADGTPHVSNGRATIEDEDNDFWFGFEQEYFIMDTKTQKPLGFPIGGYPAPQGMYYCSVGGLHTHGRALVEEHADLCIDAGLNFEGINQEVASGQWEYQLFAQGAKKAGDEIWVSRYLLDRLTEQYGYYIEYHPKPLGKDMDWNGSGMHANFSNTVLRTCGSQETYEKICEAFRPVVKEHIAVYGEFNDQRLTGDHETASIHDFSYGISDRGASIRIPIITVEKGWKGWLEDRRPASNGDPYKIAGRIIKTVKSANIS